A stretch of Orientia tsutsugamushi DNA encodes these proteins:
- a CDS encoding Rpn family recombination-promoting nuclease/putative transposase codes for MTKQLKHDSLAKTIMSDPVAAQEFLEYYLPSDFKSLIDLSQIKVEQESYIEESLKKKYSDIVYRVATKKHGNAFIYILIEAQSTVDYWTALRLWRYTLLLCERHKKEKTKLPLVYNLVIYNGKEVYNAPRNLWDLFTDSMIAKQLMTSDYQLVDLQSMSNDEIVRKKHIGMLEYMLKHIHQRDMLKLWEDFLIKFKHVLILDKEKCYVYLRSFLWYTDTKLLESQQPELEQVLAKYLSEEEKSNIMRTIAAKYIDEGIEIGETKGRAEGRAEGRAEGRAEGIEIGEVKAKQWLARNLLKAGFSVEFISENTGLSKEEVINLKNNIEY; via the coding sequence ATGACAAAACAATTAAAGCATGATTCATTGGCAAAGACAATCATGAGCGATCCAGTTGCTGCACAAGAATTTCTAGAGTATTATTTACCAAGCGATTTCAAGAGTTTAATAGATTTATCACAAATAAAAGTAGAGCAAGAGAGTTATATAGAAGAATCGTTAAAGAAAAAATACAGCGATATTGTCTATAGAGTTGCCACCAAAAAACATGGCAATGCTTTTATTTATATATTAATCGAAGCTCAATCAACCGTCGATTATTGGACAGCTCTGCGGTTATGGAGATACACATTGTTATTGTGCGAAAGGCATAAGAAAGAAAAAACTAAATTACCATTAGTGTATAATTTAGTGATCTACAACGGCAAAGAGGTCTACAACGCACCTAGGAATTTGTGGGATTTATTTACCGATTCAATGATAGCTAAGCAATTAATGACCTCCGACTATCAATTAGTTGATTTGCAAAGTATGTCGAATGATGAAATTGTTAGGAAAAAGCATATCGGAATGCTCGAATATATGCTAAAGCACATTCATCAACGAGATATGTTAAAGCTTTGGGAAGACTTTCTAATAAAGTTCAAACATGTTTTAATACTTGATAAAGAAAAATGTTATGTTTACCTAAGATCATTTTTATGGTATACTGATACTAAATTACTAGAGAGTCAGCAACCAGAATTAGAGCAGGTTCTGGCTAAGTATTTATCTGAAGAAGAAAAAAGTAATATTATGAGAACTATTGCTGCAAAATATATTGATGAAGGTATAGAGATTGGTGAAACTAAAGGCAGAGCTGAAGGCAGAGCTGAAGGCAGAGCTGAAGGCAGAGCTGAAGGCATAGAGATTGGTGAAGTAAAGGCTAAACAATGGCTTGCAAGAAACTTATTAAAAGCTGGCTTTTCAGTTGAATTTATTTCTGAAAATACTGGATTGTCAAAAGAAGAAGTGATTAATTTAAAAAATAACATAGAGTATTAA